The following proteins are co-located in the Candidatus Deferrimicrobiaceae bacterium genome:
- a CDS encoding P-II family nitrogen regulator has translation MKKIEAIIKPFKLDEVKESLNDIGVQGMTVSEVKGFGRQKGHTELYRGAEYVVDFLPKIKLEIIVSDDLVPQVVEAVEKAARTGRIGDGKIFVTNVEEIVRIRTGERGHDAI, from the coding sequence ATGAAGAAGATCGAAGCCATCATCAAGCCGTTCAAGCTCGACGAGGTCAAGGAGTCGCTCAACGACATCGGCGTCCAGGGCATGACCGTATCCGAGGTCAAGGGATTCGGGCGGCAGAAGGGGCACACCGAGCTTTATCGCGGCGCAGAATATGTCGTCGACTTCCTGCCCAAGATCAAGCTCGAGATCATCGTTTCCGACGACCTGGTCCCGCAGGTGGTCGAGGCTGTCGAAAAGGCCGCCCGCACCGGGCGCATCGGCGACGGCAAGATCTTCGTGACCAATGTCGAAGAAATCGTGCGCATCCGCACGGGCGAACGGGGGCACGACGCGATCTGA
- a CDS encoding DUF4382 domain-containing protein, which yields MNRSRLLFVLLFVLCLLFLAACGGSSSPATGTVQIRLTDAPATESGIDNVWITVRGVLFHRLDTAEPEDADWIGKRFADNETVTLNLARLSGGAMQTVFDNVSLPTGRYRQILLFVEPTRGRDNVAASARALGLHFNNQVDTATGQAPLRIPDALRGIRLAGTFDVNKSAPLRLAIDFDIGHDIVRIARGTADEYLLKPLLRIFDLARAGAITGRIDAAAASDNAAFYVFKAEQPNADNTFRVVRRFTSLTDNTGRFVFYPIAPGKYDIVLRGRNRKTVIVKGVNVLAGTTPSVGAADLGMVPMPTGTDFQVNTRVSPSGSWVSFYQYLPAGIDPIAYEVRFRHVNPFTGAFSDNISLSATNLRVGNWSTSGAAIAFSDVSPVDNTTAPLNGTFFAVADALLYDRSTPLQVTPLDNGNTLSLGTLIPSAPAVASTARGRIMMFAPGMGLDNGLMLAVRGGLIVDRLDVSGMMGNPGGAYQFANLPGGTVLSPFNPGVYGLETFGWTSATPATFAVGFRNLTLLPPVANLRFGDRGNIDLWMVLLR from the coding sequence ATGAACCGGTCCCGCCTGCTGTTCGTGCTCCTTTTCGTACTCTGCCTGCTCTTCCTGGCCGCCTGCGGCGGCTCGTCCTCGCCGGCGACCGGGACCGTGCAGATCCGGTTGACCGACGCCCCGGCGACCGAGAGCGGCATCGACAATGTCTGGATCACCGTCCGGGGGGTCCTGTTTCACCGGCTCGACACCGCCGAGCCCGAAGATGCCGATTGGATCGGCAAGCGGTTCGCCGACAACGAGACCGTCACCCTGAACCTGGCGCGGCTTTCCGGCGGCGCCATGCAGACGGTGTTCGATAATGTGTCGCTGCCGACCGGCCGTTATCGCCAGATCCTGCTGTTCGTCGAGCCGACGCGGGGGCGCGACAACGTCGCGGCGTCCGCCCGGGCGCTGGGCCTGCATTTCAACAACCAGGTCGATACGGCCACGGGGCAGGCGCCCCTGCGCATCCCCGACGCGCTTCGTGGAATCCGTCTCGCAGGCACGTTCGACGTCAACAAGTCGGCCCCTCTCCGGCTCGCCATCGATTTCGACATCGGCCACGACATCGTCCGGATCGCTCGCGGCACGGCCGATGAATACCTGCTAAAACCGCTGCTTCGCATCTTCGACCTTGCCCGCGCCGGCGCCATTACCGGCCGCATCGACGCGGCCGCTGCTTCCGACAACGCTGCATTCTACGTGTTCAAGGCCGAACAGCCCAACGCCGACAACACCTTCCGCGTCGTGCGCCGCTTCACCTCGCTGACCGACAACACGGGCCGCTTCGTCTTCTACCCGATCGCCCCCGGCAAGTACGACATCGTGCTGCGCGGCCGCAACCGCAAGACCGTCATCGTCAAGGGGGTCAACGTGCTCGCCGGAACCACCCCGTCCGTCGGCGCCGCCGACCTGGGGATGGTCCCGATGCCAACCGGCACCGATTTCCAGGTCAACACGCGCGTCTCCCCGTCCGGGTCGTGGGTCTCTTTCTATCAATACCTTCCGGCCGGGATCGATCCGATCGCCTACGAGGTCCGTTTCCGGCACGTCAACCCGTTCACCGGCGCCTTTTCCGACAACATTTCGCTCTCCGCCACAAATCTCCGGGTCGGAAACTGGTCGACCAGCGGCGCGGCAATCGCCTTTTCGGACGTCTCTCCGGTCGACAACACGACCGCCCCCCTCAACGGCACCTTCTTCGCCGTCGCCGATGCGCTCCTCTACGACCGCAGCACGCCGCTCCAGGTCACGCCGCTCGACAACGGAAACACGCTCTCGCTCGGGACGCTCATCCCCTCGGCGCCCGCCGTGGCCAGCACGGCGCGAGGCCGCATCATGATGTTCGCCCCCGGCATGGGGCTGGACAACGGGCTCATGCTCGCGGTCCGGGGCGGGCTGATCGTCGACCGTCTCGACGTGAGCGGCATGATGGGAAACCCGGGGGGTGCATACCAGTTCGCCAACCTCCCCGGCGGCACCGTTCTTTCGCCCTTCAACCCGGGCGTCTACGGGCTCGAGACGTTCGGCTGGACCTCCGCCACGCCCGCGACGTTTGCGGTCGGCTTCCGCAACCTGACGCTCCTGCCGCCCGTCGCCAACCTCCGCTTCGGCGACCGGGGCAACATCGACCTCTGGATGGTGCTGTTGCGCTAG
- the glnA gene encoding type I glutamate--ammonia ligase yields MTPKEVLEFAKSKGLEMVDLRFMDFIGTWQHFAVPIEELSEDSFEEGFGFDGSSIRGWQPIHASDMLVIPEAGTAQIDPFITRPTLVLICNIVDPITKENYSRDPRNIAKKAEAYLKSTGMADTAFFGPEAEFFIFDDIRYGGGANSGFYFIDSEEGAWNSGADEGPNLGYKPRHKEGYFPCPPTDSQHDLRDEMVRVMQQVGLRIEAQHHEVATAGQAEIDLRFDTLVKIADNLQWYKYIVKNVARKWGKTATFMPKPLFGDNGSGMHTHQSLWKDGKPLFAGDGYGGMSQMALWYIGGILKHAPAICAFSNPTMNSYKRLVPGFEAPVNLAYSSRNRSASVRIPMYSASPKAKRLEFRTPDPSCNGYLSFAAQLMAGLDGIQNKIDPGQPLDKDIYALSPEELSKVPTTPGSLEESLKALEADNEFLFKGDVFTPDVIEKWIEYKMEAEVNTIKLRPHPHEFYLYFDC; encoded by the coding sequence ATGACCCCGAAGGAAGTTCTGGAATTCGCAAAGAGCAAGGGCCTCGAGATGGTCGATCTCCGCTTCATGGACTTCATCGGCACCTGGCAGCACTTCGCCGTGCCGATCGAAGAACTCAGTGAAGACAGCTTCGAGGAAGGATTCGGCTTCGACGGCTCCTCGATCCGCGGCTGGCAGCCGATTCACGCCTCCGACATGCTCGTCATCCCCGAGGCGGGCACGGCCCAGATCGATCCGTTCATCACCCGCCCGACCCTCGTGCTGATCTGCAACATCGTCGATCCGATCACGAAAGAGAACTACAGCCGCGACCCGCGCAACATCGCAAAGAAGGCCGAGGCCTACCTGAAGTCGACCGGCATGGCCGACACGGCGTTCTTCGGCCCCGAGGCCGAGTTCTTCATCTTCGACGACATCCGCTACGGCGGCGGCGCCAACTCGGGCTTCTATTTCATCGACTCCGAGGAAGGCGCCTGGAACTCCGGCGCCGACGAAGGCCCGAACCTGGGCTACAAGCCGCGCCACAAGGAAGGCTACTTCCCGTGCCCTCCGACCGACTCCCAGCATGATCTGCGTGACGAGATGGTCCGGGTGATGCAGCAGGTCGGCCTCCGGATCGAGGCGCAGCACCACGAGGTCGCGACCGCCGGCCAGGCCGAGATCGACCTTCGCTTCGACACGCTGGTCAAGATCGCCGACAATCTCCAGTGGTACAAGTACATCGTCAAGAACGTCGCCCGCAAATGGGGCAAGACGGCCACCTTCATGCCGAAGCCGCTCTTCGGTGACAACGGATCGGGCATGCACACCCACCAGTCGCTCTGGAAGGACGGAAAGCCGCTCTTCGCAGGGGACGGCTACGGCGGAATGTCCCAGATGGCGCTCTGGTACATCGGCGGCATCCTCAAGCACGCACCGGCGATCTGCGCATTCTCCAACCCGACGATGAACTCCTACAAGCGGCTCGTCCCGGGCTTTGAGGCGCCGGTCAACCTGGCCTACTCAAGCCGCAACCGTTCCGCGTCGGTCCGCATCCCGATGTACTCCGCCTCGCCCAAGGCGAAGCGGCTCGAGTTCCGCACGCCCGACCCCTCCTGCAACGGCTACCTTTCGTTCGCCGCGCAGCTGATGGCGGGCCTCGACGGCATCCAGAACAAGATCGACCCGGGCCAGCCGCTCGACAAGGACATCTACGCGTTGTCCCCCGAGGAGCTGTCCAAGGTTCCGACCACCCCGGGCTCGCTCGAGGAATCGCTCAAGGCGCTCGAGGCCGACAACGAGTTCCTGTTCAAGGGCGACGTGTTCACGCCCGACGTCATCGAGAAGTGGATCGAGTACAAGATGGAGGCCGAGGTCAACACGATCAAGCTTCGTCCCCATCCGCACGAGTTCTACCTCTACTTCGACTGCTAG
- the ileS gene encoding isoleucine--tRNA ligase — MDYKNTLNLPQTDFPMRGNLSQREPAFLEQWANEDVYRKLVESRKGHRKFVLHDGPPYANGHIHIGHALNKILKDVVVKYKSMTGHYAEYIPGWDCHGLPIEHQVDKNLGGKKEAIDKGEKRKMCREYAEKFVAIQRDEFKRLGVLGDWDHPYKTMTFDYEAATLRELGKFVEAGAVYKGYKPVHWCLSCKTALAEAEVEYADHTSPSIYVKFPFNGAPEAIHPALAGKKVSFVIWTTTPWTIPSNLGVALHPEFTYAAIETGGEVLVVAEELAESFTKAVGIEGAVKLATFTAPHLDKMTCRHPFLDRDSLIVLADYVTLDAGTGCVHTAPGHGQDDYKTGVRYGLDIYAPLDDAGRFLADVPFFAGMRVWDANPKVIEKLAEVGALVQAGSVDHSYPHCWRCKSPVVFRATAQWFVSMDKTGLRQKALDAIAKVQWVPAKGQARIEGMISGRPDWCISRQRSWGVPIAVFRCEACNTHLLDRKLIDRVADFFEKEGADAWFNRPVSELLPAGTTCPSCKGSAFVKETDILDVWFDSGVSWAAVCEGKESLGVPVDLYLEGSDQHRGWFHSSLLCGIGTRGYAPYKAVLTHGFVVDGKGEKMSKTKGNVVAPQDIIKTHGAEILRLWVSAQDFREGDIRISKEIVDQLSEAYKKIRNTVRYLLANIGDFAPARDAVPHDKMEEMDRYALALFRKLAVEVRRCYDAYEFHTIYQALNNFCIVDLSAFYLDAIKDRIYCSKVDDPARRSAQTALFEIAKGFLPLIAPILSFTADEAWRYLPAFPGKPENVFLADIPEVDPLPGEAEVAAVWERILAFKAEAAQPLEAARKSKEIGKDQHARVVVAPGPFADLFENRLSSLKETLIVSGLEAGDPSGEGVYESALYPGLRIKVEKAPWARCERCWNQEPAVGTLSNPDLCPRCTEVIGG; from the coding sequence ATGGACTACAAAAATACGCTGAACCTTCCGCAGACCGACTTCCCGATGCGCGGCAACCTGTCGCAGCGCGAGCCCGCCTTTCTCGAGCAGTGGGCGAATGAGGATGTCTACCGCAAGCTGGTCGAGAGCCGCAAGGGACACCGGAAATTCGTCCTTCACGACGGCCCCCCTTATGCCAACGGTCACATCCACATCGGCCATGCGCTCAACAAGATCCTCAAGGACGTCGTCGTCAAGTACAAGTCGATGACCGGGCACTACGCCGAATACATCCCGGGATGGGACTGCCACGGCCTGCCGATCGAGCACCAGGTCGACAAGAACCTGGGGGGAAAGAAAGAGGCGATCGACAAGGGCGAGAAGCGGAAGATGTGCCGCGAGTATGCGGAGAAATTCGTCGCCATCCAGCGCGACGAGTTCAAGCGGCTGGGCGTCCTGGGCGACTGGGATCATCCCTACAAGACGATGACGTTCGACTACGAGGCGGCGACGCTGCGCGAACTGGGCAAGTTCGTCGAAGCCGGCGCGGTCTACAAGGGCTACAAGCCGGTCCACTGGTGCCTGTCGTGCAAGACCGCGCTGGCCGAGGCCGAGGTCGAGTACGCCGACCACACCTCCCCTTCCATCTACGTGAAATTCCCCTTCAACGGGGCGCCGGAAGCGATCCACCCCGCGCTCGCCGGCAAGAAGGTCTCCTTCGTCATCTGGACGACGACCCCCTGGACGATCCCGTCCAACCTGGGCGTCGCGCTCCATCCCGAGTTCACCTACGCGGCGATCGAAACGGGGGGCGAAGTCCTCGTGGTCGCCGAAGAGCTGGCCGAATCGTTCACGAAGGCGGTCGGCATCGAGGGCGCGGTCAAGCTCGCGACGTTCACCGCCCCGCACCTCGACAAGATGACGTGCCGCCACCCCTTCCTGGACCGCGATTCGCTCATCGTCCTCGCCGACTATGTCACGCTCGACGCGGGAACGGGCTGCGTCCACACGGCGCCCGGCCACGGCCAGGACGACTACAAGACCGGCGTCCGCTACGGGCTCGACATCTACGCCCCGCTCGACGACGCGGGCCGCTTCCTGGCCGACGTTCCCTTCTTCGCCGGGATGCGCGTCTGGGACGCCAACCCGAAGGTCATCGAGAAACTCGCCGAGGTCGGCGCGCTCGTCCAGGCGGGTTCCGTCGACCATTCCTACCCGCATTGCTGGCGCTGCAAGAGCCCCGTCGTTTTCCGGGCAACCGCGCAGTGGTTCGTCTCGATGGACAAGACCGGGCTGCGGCAGAAGGCGCTCGACGCCATCGCGAAGGTGCAGTGGGTTCCCGCCAAGGGACAGGCGCGCATCGAGGGGATGATCTCCGGCCGCCCCGACTGGTGCATCTCGCGCCAGCGGTCGTGGGGCGTGCCGATCGCCGTGTTCCGCTGCGAGGCGTGCAACACGCACCTGCTCGACCGGAAGCTCATCGACCGCGTCGCCGACTTCTTCGAAAAGGAAGGGGCCGACGCCTGGTTCAACCGGCCGGTTTCCGAGCTGCTTCCCGCGGGGACGACCTGCCCGTCGTGCAAGGGATCCGCGTTCGTCAAGGAGACCGACATCCTCGACGTCTGGTTCGACTCGGGCGTCTCGTGGGCGGCTGTCTGCGAAGGCAAGGAAAGTCTCGGCGTCCCGGTCGACCTCTATCTGGAAGGATCCGACCAGCACCGGGGGTGGTTCCACTCGTCACTCCTGTGCGGCATCGGAACGCGCGGGTACGCACCCTACAAGGCGGTGCTCACGCACGGCTTCGTCGTCGACGGCAAGGGCGAGAAGATGTCCAAGACCAAGGGCAACGTCGTCGCCCCGCAGGACATCATCAAGACGCACGGCGCCGAGATCCTCCGGCTCTGGGTCAGCGCCCAGGACTTCCGCGAAGGCGACATCCGCATCAGCAAGGAGATCGTCGACCAGCTTTCCGAGGCCTACAAGAAGATCCGCAACACCGTGCGCTACCTGCTCGCCAACATCGGCGACTTCGCGCCGGCGCGCGACGCGGTGCCGCACGACAAGATGGAGGAGATGGACCGGTACGCGCTGGCGCTCTTCCGCAAGCTGGCCGTCGAGGTGCGCCGCTGCTACGACGCCTACGAGTTCCACACGATCTACCAGGCGCTCAACAACTTCTGCATCGTCGACCTGTCGGCTTTCTACCTTGACGCGATCAAGGACCGGATCTACTGCTCGAAGGTCGACGACCCGGCGCGCCGCTCGGCGCAGACCGCGCTTTTCGAAATCGCGAAGGGGTTTCTCCCGCTGATTGCCCCGATCCTGTCGTTCACGGCCGACGAGGCGTGGCGTTACCTGCCCGCTTTCCCAGGCAAGCCGGAAAACGTCTTTCTGGCCGACATCCCCGAGGTCGACCCGCTGCCGGGCGAGGCCGAGGTTGCGGCCGTATGGGAACGGATCCTCGCCTTCAAGGCAGAAGCAGCCCAACCGCTCGAGGCGGCGCGCAAGTCGAAGGAGATCGGGAAGGACCAGCACGCCCGCGTCGTGGTGGCTCCGGGGCCGTTTGCCGACCTGTTCGAAAACCGCCTGTCGTCGCTGAAAGAAACGCTCATCGTCTCGGGACTCGAAGCTGGCGACCCATCCGGCGAGGGCGTCTACGAGAGCGCCCTCTATCCGGGGCTTCGAATCAAGGTCGAGAAGGCGCCCTGGGCACGGTGCGAACGGTGCTGGAACCAGGAACCGGCGGTCGGGACGCTATCCAACCCCGACCTGTGCCCCCGCTGTACCGAGGTCATCGGTGGGTGA
- a CDS encoding TolC family protein: MRKRNRLPSIALPFLLATTAYAAPTATAPPAAFEALAGGQPVTLVESLRYALGHARELEAADIDAGVARLGMARARAGYLPRVDAGADLTMLSAQPGAIINGFPVNTADRDIFGIRVTAEQTLYDYGRTSARIGQADARADGANEAAAVARERQALEVIGAFITARRSEGLKAVAAESLVLAREHRKVSGDLYDQGSVARNDLLAADVSVANAEAALVAAENRVEIARSRLALRMGISGERAVLPDAGDIPVPLAAVPGQADSVLAASNQRREIRAQEGAIREGREAARAADAEFGPTFFGRAGYAYDSNGYNPNHNLFSLLIGGRINLFAGNADQVARRQAQRQVDRRESELALLKDTIALDVKAAHLALREAVQRREAAERAVTAATENLRIQDDRYREGIAISTEQIDAQTLLTRARIDLQNSTHDVFEARYRLTYTRGELMDYLLPLVAR, translated from the coding sequence ATGCGAAAGCGCAACCGTCTTCCATCGATCGCCTTGCCCTTCCTGCTTGCAACCACGGCTTACGCCGCGCCCACGGCGACGGCGCCTCCGGCGGCGTTCGAGGCGCTTGCAGGCGGGCAGCCCGTCACGCTGGTCGAGTCGCTCCGCTACGCCCTGGGCCACGCGCGCGAACTCGAGGCCGCCGACATCGACGCCGGCGTCGCCCGTCTCGGGATGGCACGGGCCAGGGCCGGGTACCTTCCCCGGGTCGATGCGGGGGCCGACCTCACCATGCTGTCCGCGCAGCCGGGGGCCATCATCAACGGCTTCCCGGTCAACACCGCCGACCGGGACATTTTCGGGATCCGGGTGACCGCCGAGCAGACGCTCTACGACTACGGCCGCACCTCGGCCCGCATCGGGCAAGCGGACGCCCGCGCCGACGGCGCGAACGAGGCTGCCGCCGTCGCCCGCGAGCGGCAGGCGCTCGAGGTTATCGGCGCCTTCATCACGGCGCGTCGCTCCGAAGGGCTCAAGGCGGTGGCAGCCGAATCCCTCGTCCTTGCGCGCGAGCATCGCAAGGTCTCGGGTGATCTCTACGATCAGGGATCCGTGGCGAGGAACGACTTGCTGGCGGCCGATGTCTCGGTCGCCAACGCCGAGGCGGCGCTGGTCGCCGCCGAGAACCGGGTCGAGATCGCCCGGTCCCGGCTGGCGCTCCGGATGGGAATTTCCGGCGAACGGGCCGTACTCCCCGACGCGGGCGATATCCCGGTCCCGCTTGCGGCGGTTCCCGGTCAGGCCGACAGCGTCCTGGCCGCATCGAACCAGCGTCGCGAGATCCGGGCGCAGGAAGGCGCGATCCGGGAAGGGCGGGAAGCCGCCCGCGCGGCCGATGCCGAATTCGGGCCGACCTTTTTCGGGCGCGCCGGCTACGCCTACGACAGCAACGGGTACAACCCCAACCACAACCTTTTTTCCCTTTTGATCGGCGGGCGCATCAACCTGTTCGCCGGGAACGCCGACCAGGTCGCCCGGAGGCAGGCGCAACGCCAAGTCGACCGGCGCGAATCCGAACTCGCGCTCCTCAAGGACACGATCGCGCTTGATGTCAAGGCGGCGCACCTCGCCCTGCGCGAGGCGGTGCAGCGTCGTGAGGCCGCCGAAAGGGCCGTAACGGCCGCGACCGAGAACCTGCGGATCCAGGACGACCGCTACCGGGAGGGCATCGCGATCTCCACCGAGCAGATCGACGCCCAAACGCTGCTGACGCGGGCCCGGATCGATCTCCAGAACAGTACCCACGACGTGTTCGAGGCACGCTACCGGCTGACCTATACGCGCGGCGAACTGATGGACTACCTGCTTCCGCTCGTCGCCCGCTGA
- a CDS encoding multicopper oxidase family protein, with protein sequence MGKKNVTRREFLELSSITLAGGYLGLKSAQAAAGMMGGGMGGMGGGMGGMGGGSTGVIDPPPGLRFQDPPVLQNMFPLAKNLVEVSLEASATPVNLNGSIANLLTYNGSFPGPTIRVRNTDTLRIHFRNSLSIPGTNILGHVRDITNLHTHGLHVSPMGNSDNVMVMVEPGGEFVYEYNLSMHRPGTLDFYHPHVHGTVAEQYWGGLAGALIVEDDLSVLEGFETHLMVLKDISIAGGNPAPYDTMMDYMHGKEGNLVTVNGQVNPVLPIRPGQVQRWRILNASNARYYKLALEGHMLQLVGTDGGLLDRPYPLSQIVVAPGERVDLLVKANPTTRNYRLLSLAYDRGCGGMGQQVTLLTMSCKGKSSANDAGIPAVVDPEAVRIPLESVATRRLVLSMGQGKGYINGVSFAGMNATTTVDSSLGTCEVWEIVNQSGMDHPFHQHVNPCQVLSVSGGDPASAALYANKPAWKDVVNIPKFGSASLLVPVADFDGMAMFHCHIVEHEDIGMMGIWNIMP encoded by the coding sequence ATGGGCAAGAAGAACGTGACGCGGAGGGAGTTTCTGGAGCTGTCGTCGATCACGCTTGCCGGCGGGTATCTCGGGCTGAAATCCGCCCAGGCGGCGGCCGGGATGATGGGGGGCGGCATGGGAGGGATGGGCGGCGGTATGGGCGGAATGGGCGGTGGTTCCACGGGCGTCATCGATCCTCCCCCCGGCCTGCGTTTCCAGGATCCCCCGGTGCTGCAGAACATGTTTCCTCTGGCGAAGAACCTGGTCGAGGTGAGTCTCGAGGCCAGTGCCACCCCGGTGAACCTCAACGGGTCGATCGCGAACCTGCTGACATACAACGGGTCCTTTCCAGGCCCGACCATCCGCGTCAGGAATACCGACACCCTGCGGATCCATTTCCGAAATTCCCTTTCAATTCCGGGGACGAACATCCTCGGTCATGTCCGCGACATCACCAACCTGCACACGCACGGGCTGCACGTCTCTCCCATGGGGAATTCCGACAACGTCATGGTGATGGTTGAGCCTGGCGGAGAGTTCGTCTACGAATACAACCTGTCGATGCACCGGCCCGGCACGCTCGATTTCTATCATCCACACGTCCATGGGACAGTCGCCGAGCAATACTGGGGCGGCTTGGCGGGTGCGCTCATCGTCGAGGACGATCTATCGGTCCTCGAGGGATTTGAAACCCACCTCATGGTCCTCAAAGACATCTCGATCGCTGGCGGCAATCCGGCCCCTTACGACACGATGATGGATTATATGCACGGCAAGGAGGGGAACCTGGTCACGGTGAACGGCCAGGTCAACCCGGTCCTGCCGATCCGCCCCGGGCAAGTGCAGCGGTGGCGCATCCTGAACGCGAGCAACGCGCGGTACTACAAGCTGGCGCTCGAGGGGCACATGCTCCAGCTGGTCGGGACGGACGGGGGGCTGCTCGACAGGCCTTATCCGTTATCGCAGATCGTCGTCGCACCGGGCGAACGCGTCGATCTCCTCGTCAAGGCCAACCCGACGACGCGAAACTACCGGCTGCTTTCCCTGGCCTACGACCGGGGGTGCGGAGGCATGGGGCAGCAGGTGACGCTGCTCACGATGTCCTGCAAGGGGAAAAGCAGCGCAAACGACGCCGGCATCCCCGCGGTGGTCGACCCGGAGGCGGTCCGGATTCCCCTCGAATCCGTCGCGACGCGCCGGCTGGTGCTGAGCATGGGGCAGGGAAAGGGGTACATCAACGGGGTATCGTTCGCCGGCATGAATGCGACGACGACCGTGGACTCGTCGCTCGGGACCTGCGAGGTATGGGAGATCGTCAACCAGAGCGGGATGGACCACCCGTTCCATCAGCATGTCAACCCGTGCCAAGTCCTCTCGGTCTCGGGAGGTGACCCGGCTTCCGCCGCGCTCTACGCGAACAAGCCCGCGTGGAAAGATGTCGTGAACATCCCCAAATTCGGGAGCGCCAGCTTGCTGGTGCCGGTCGCCGACTTCGACGGAATGGCGATGTTCCACTGCCACATCGTCGAGCACGAGGACATCGGCATGATGGGCATCTGGAACATCATGCCCTAG
- the lspA gene encoding signal peptidase II yields MGETAAKFSLTPKKLAAPLLIAVVVALFDQWSKGAVVRAFGLFEGKAVIPGFFNVVHVHNTGVAFSMFSGMDPRWSVPALVFATLLAVAGVVGYLGYLPARGATQAALGLILGGAVGNLADRARLGYVVDFLDVYWRRFHWPAFNVADIAISAGVILLAIELLLEPKH; encoded by the coding sequence GTGGGTGAGACCGCGGCAAAGTTTTCCCTGACGCCCAAGAAGCTGGCGGCGCCGCTGCTGATCGCCGTCGTCGTCGCGCTTTTCGACCAGTGGAGCAAGGGGGCGGTCGTCCGGGCCTTCGGCCTGTTCGAGGGAAAGGCCGTGATCCCCGGCTTCTTCAACGTCGTCCACGTCCACAACACGGGCGTCGCCTTCAGCATGTTTTCGGGGATGGACCCGCGCTGGTCTGTCCCCGCGCTCGTTTTCGCCACGCTTCTGGCCGTCGCCGGCGTGGTCGGCTACCTGGGCTACCTGCCCGCAAGGGGCGCCACCCAGGCCGCGCTGGGGCTTATTTTGGGGGGCGCCGTCGGCAACCTGGCCGATCGCGCCCGCCTCGGCTATGTCGTCGATTTCCTCGACGTCTATTGGAGGAGGTTTCACTGGCCCGCGTTCAACGTCGCCGACATCGCGATCTCGGCCGGAGTCATCCTGCTGGCGATCGAGCTGCTGCTTGAGCCGAAACATTAA
- the plsY gene encoding glycerol-3-phosphate 1-O-acyltransferase PlsY, with the protein MQISWLTAAALVLASYLLGAVPFGVLVAKMFDRGIDLRATGSGNIGATNVARTLGKWPGILTLLLDASKGAAAVLAAKALAPPGDLVLPAAAAGAAFLGHLFPVYLGFRGGKGVATALGVVLAFSPAAACILFLLFASVFAATRYVSLGSLVAGAGLMPAMMLLGAPPPLLALSAGIGVMVFWTHRENIRRLVAGQERKFGR; encoded by the coding sequence TTGCAGATATCCTGGCTCACGGCCGCTGCGCTCGTGCTGGCGTCCTACCTGCTCGGCGCCGTTCCGTTCGGCGTCCTGGTGGCGAAAATGTTCGATCGGGGCATCGACCTCCGGGCCACCGGCTCCGGCAACATCGGGGCGACAAACGTCGCGCGGACGCTGGGCAAGTGGCCCGGCATCCTGACGCTTCTGCTTGACGCATCGAAGGGCGCCGCCGCCGTACTCGCGGCAAAGGCGCTGGCGCCGCCGGGCGATCTCGTCCTGCCGGCCGCTGCCGCGGGCGCCGCGTTCCTCGGCCACCTGTTTCCCGTCTACCTCGGCTTCCGGGGCGGCAAGGGAGTCGCCACGGCGCTCGGCGTCGTCCTGGCTTTTTCGCCGGCCGCCGCCTGCATCCTCTTTCTCCTTTTCGCCTCCGTGTTCGCCGCCACGCGCTACGTCTCGCTCGGCTCGCTCGTCGCCGGGGCGGGCCTGATGCCCGCCATGATGCTGCTTGGCGCCCCTCCCCCTCTCCTTGCGCTTTCGGCGGGGATCGGCGTCATGGTCTTCTGGACCCATCGCGAAAACATCCGCCGGCTCGTGGCCGGACAGGAACGCAAGTTCGGACGCTGA